One genomic segment of Catalinimonas alkaloidigena includes these proteins:
- a CDS encoding SusD/RagB family nutrient-binding outer membrane lipoprotein, with product MKNILDIKKTMIALLALFVISACDDTLSEINVNPNGIDPSTANPNLLMPAVLAPAAQDYLQLGFENMAGAVQHTQKDGWYSAHNHYAWSASDWNGWYGMLRTNDLMEERAIELEYPFFEGVALTMKSFIYGNVTDIWGDAPYTNAVKGDEGGEANEYPIFDSQEVIYNGILADLKTAAAIFENAETDVVNSSADLYFGGDAEMWQRFANSLLLRYYMRVSAKMPDMARQGIEEVYNSGMYLQSADQDVTLDYTGGSDDVWPSIYTDVDAFTRWQACETLVDQMVSTDDPRISVWFDPVAVQWVADPDLSVAVDSVIRADGEFVADGSVTYTYLEFMDMRDTKFTRHFDPDEVTYDTGLYVGLPPGLVLPESYNGNPDPGQGIRNQHVSQLAPIYATAGSPGDILKARIISAAEVSFILAEAALKGWNVGSAEEHYNNAIQQSLNTWGKGDEYDAFIAQPGVAFDGTLEQLITQKWVASWTAATEAWNDYRRTGFPALEVGPASDQPVVALRYPYGNDELNNNTSNVNSAIDRLEVTQYSGSVGADSPWSKMWLLQGTNAPW from the coding sequence ATGAAGAATATATTAGATATCAAAAAGACAATGATCGCACTGCTGGCACTCTTCGTCATCTCAGCATGCGATGATACGCTGAGCGAGATCAATGTAAATCCCAACGGAATTGATCCCTCTACTGCCAATCCTAACTTGCTGATGCCTGCGGTTTTAGCTCCCGCTGCACAGGATTATCTACAATTAGGTTTTGAAAACATGGCTGGCGCGGTACAGCATACACAGAAGGACGGCTGGTATTCGGCACATAACCATTACGCATGGAGTGCCTCGGACTGGAACGGTTGGTATGGCATGTTAAGAACCAACGATCTGATGGAAGAACGTGCAATAGAATTGGAATATCCCTTTTTTGAAGGTGTGGCGCTTACCATGAAATCATTTATTTATGGTAATGTCACTGACATCTGGGGGGATGCACCTTACACCAATGCGGTAAAAGGGGATGAGGGCGGTGAAGCCAATGAGTATCCTATATTTGATAGCCAGGAAGTGATTTACAACGGTATCCTGGCTGATCTTAAAACCGCCGCTGCCATCTTTGAAAATGCCGAAACCGATGTAGTCAACAGCTCGGCAGACCTTTACTTCGGAGGTGATGCGGAAATGTGGCAGCGTTTTGCGAATTCATTATTACTTAGGTATTATATGCGTGTTTCCGCAAAAATGCCGGATATGGCCCGGCAGGGCATTGAAGAGGTATACAATAGCGGCATGTATTTGCAGTCCGCTGATCAGGATGTGACACTGGATTATACCGGAGGGTCAGATGACGTATGGCCTTCAATTTATACAGATGTGGATGCGTTCACCAGATGGCAGGCCTGTGAAACCTTAGTGGATCAGATGGTAAGTACTGATGATCCCCGTATTTCTGTTTGGTTTGACCCTGTAGCAGTCCAGTGGGTAGCTGATCCGGACCTGTCAGTAGCAGTAGACAGCGTGATCAGAGCTGATGGTGAGTTTGTAGCCGATGGCTCAGTGACTTACACCTATCTGGAGTTTATGGATATGCGTGATACTAAATTCACCCGTCATTTTGATCCTGATGAGGTAACTTATGATACTGGATTGTATGTAGGTTTGCCTCCCGGATTAGTCTTGCCTGAGTCATACAATGGCAATCCTGATCCCGGTCAGGGCATTCGCAACCAGCATGTATCACAGCTCGCACCTATTTATGCCACAGCAGGTTCTCCTGGTGACATATTGAAAGCCAGAATTATTTCAGCTGCTGAAGTAAGCTTTATTCTTGCAGAAGCTGCGCTCAAAGGTTGGAACGTAGGGAGCGCGGAAGAACATTACAATAACGCCATTCAGCAGTCATTAAATACCTGGGGCAAAGGTGATGAATATGATGCCTTTATCGCCCAGCCCGGAGTTGCTTTTGACGGAACATTAGAACAACTTATTACCCAAAAATGGGTGGCTAGCTGGACAGCCGCTACTGAGGCATGGAATGATTACCGTAGAACTGGTTTCCCCGCCCTGGAGGTAGGGCCGGCTTCTGACCAACCTGTCGTTGCACTTCGTTATCCTTATGGAAATGATGAACTCAATAACAATACATCCAATGTGAACAGTGCTATTGACAGATTGGAAGTAACACAATACTCAGGCTCAGTCGGAGCTGATAGCCCCTGGTCTAAGATGTGGCTTCTTCAGGGCACCAATGCTCCCTGGTAA
- a CDS encoding purple acid phosphatase family protein, whose product MIIKQTFVLLLTVLAIASNQLLKAQPGSPFVDKTSPTYNHDLALRLGMDVKLLFPSAEPDRIILNLADDPLSSVAVNWRSDTTVSEAYVEVAKATHGPQFTQNIRRINASSERLSVRPENEPEVLALYHSAMMDNLQAGEKYVYRVGSPDHWSEWFQFDLPDPEHEPLSFLYFGDAQNDVKSMWSRVIREAYKTMPEIDFMLHAGDLINEHNRDIEWGGWFHAGSYIHATVPSIMTPGNHEYEDVVLAPQWKPQFNLPANGPVGLEETCYQINFPNFKIISLDAEQIDESENFRNAQKQWLDSVLTNDPRKWTAITLHYPFYSTKPNRDNQELREHFKPIVDKHKVDIVLQGHDHAYGRGMVENVATGSQVVSESSGTMYVVSVSGPKMYEVSNDPWMERKAGYTQLFQTITIEGDELLYQAFTATGELYDAFQLLKDEGKPNKLVNKIPDTPEKIE is encoded by the coding sequence ATGATTATCAAACAAACATTTGTTCTATTACTCACTGTTCTGGCAATTGCTTCAAACCAACTACTAAAAGCGCAGCCCGGCTCCCCTTTTGTAGATAAAACTTCACCTACCTATAACCATGATCTTGCACTGAGGTTGGGCATGGATGTCAAGCTGCTTTTTCCCTCAGCAGAACCCGATAGAATCATACTGAACCTTGCTGATGACCCTTTGTCCTCTGTGGCGGTAAACTGGCGTAGCGATACTACTGTTTCTGAAGCTTATGTTGAAGTAGCTAAGGCTACACATGGGCCCCAGTTCACTCAAAATATTCGCCGGATCAATGCCAGTAGTGAAAGGTTAAGCGTTAGACCAGAAAATGAACCTGAAGTGCTTGCTCTTTATCATTCGGCAATGATGGATAATTTACAGGCTGGAGAAAAATATGTATACCGGGTAGGCTCTCCTGATCATTGGAGTGAATGGTTTCAGTTTGATCTGCCAGACCCAGAGCATGAGCCATTATCTTTTCTCTATTTTGGTGACGCTCAGAATGATGTCAAATCTATGTGGTCAAGGGTAATACGTGAAGCTTACAAAACGATGCCGGAGATTGACTTTATGTTGCATGCCGGTGACCTTATCAATGAACACAATCGTGACATAGAATGGGGAGGGTGGTTTCATGCCGGCTCATATATACATGCAACAGTTCCCAGTATCATGACGCCTGGCAATCATGAGTATGAAGATGTAGTGTTGGCGCCTCAGTGGAAACCTCAGTTTAACCTTCCTGCCAATGGACCGGTGGGACTTGAAGAAACCTGCTATCAGATTAACTTTCCAAATTTCAAGATCATCTCTCTGGATGCTGAACAGATTGACGAGTCTGAAAACTTCAGAAACGCGCAAAAGCAGTGGTTGGATTCTGTGCTTACCAATGACCCCAGAAAATGGACGGCCATCACCCTGCACTATCCCTTTTACTCCACCAAACCCAACCGTGACAATCAGGAGCTCAGGGAACATTTCAAGCCAATTGTTGATAAGCACAAGGTAGACATTGTCTTACAGGGACACGACCATGCGTATGGCAGAGGTATGGTAGAGAATGTGGCAACGGGTAGTCAGGTAGTATCTGAGTCATCGGGTACGATGTACGTCGTGTCTGTTTCCGGACCAAAAATGTATGAGGTCTCCAATGATCCCTGGATGGAAAGAAAAGCAGGATATACCCAACTTTTTCAGACCATCACCATTGAAGGAGATGAATTGCTTTATCAGGCTTTTACAGCAACGGGAGAACTATACGACGCTTTTCAATTATTGAAGGATGAAGGTAAACCCAACAAGCTGGTTAACAAAATTCCCGATACCCCTGAGAAAATTGAATAA
- a CDS encoding sialidase family protein — translation MQWKSFLLQLMLYMLIFGACNSPQQQAQDTEQTDATQIAADQSLPVSDFIFGDEQPFPQCHASTLVRLDDGNFLVAWFGGKHEKNDDVGIWLSKGRPGSWSTPEEVAKIREDPHWNPVLFKDENGEVFLFFKVGKEIDYWETWLITSTDGGESWTEAEELVPGDKGGRGPVRNKPIILSNGDWLAGASDEKNKVWNAFVDISTDEGKTWEASEFLALDRENIAEEGVIQPTLWESEPGMVHMLLRSSAGMICRSDSEDYGRSWSPIYKTDLPNPNSGIDVSKLDNGTLALAYNRDDENWGARAPLSVALSFDNGQSWPRMLDIEEGGEEDEFSYPAIISFGDTVAVTYTWQREKIAFWMGTVDEIPSSPLAFESR, via the coding sequence ATGCAATGGAAATCATTTCTCTTACAACTGATGCTGTACATGCTGATTTTTGGCGCGTGCAATAGCCCTCAACAGCAAGCGCAGGACACTGAACAAACAGATGCCACCCAAATTGCAGCAGATCAAAGCTTACCTGTCAGTGATTTTATTTTTGGGGATGAACAGCCATTTCCTCAATGCCATGCCTCTACTTTGGTAAGGTTAGATGATGGTAATTTTTTGGTAGCCTGGTTTGGGGGTAAGCATGAAAAAAATGATGACGTAGGAATCTGGCTTTCTAAAGGTAGGCCGGGAAGTTGGAGCACGCCGGAAGAAGTAGCTAAAATTCGCGAAGACCCGCATTGGAATCCCGTACTTTTTAAAGATGAAAATGGTGAGGTATTTTTGTTCTTCAAAGTAGGCAAAGAAATAGATTACTGGGAGACCTGGCTGATAACCTCTACCGATGGAGGAGAAAGCTGGACCGAAGCAGAGGAGTTAGTGCCCGGAGATAAAGGAGGAAGAGGCCCGGTAAGAAATAAGCCTATCATACTGTCTAATGGTGACTGGCTGGCAGGAGCTTCGGACGAAAAAAATAAAGTGTGGAATGCTTTTGTTGACATCAGCACCGATGAGGGAAAAACCTGGGAAGCTTCTGAGTTTTTGGCACTAGACAGAGAGAATATTGCGGAAGAGGGAGTCATCCAACCTACATTGTGGGAGTCTGAACCGGGCATGGTGCACATGCTGCTCCGCAGTTCTGCAGGGATGATCTGCAGGAGTGACTCTGAAGATTATGGCAGAAGTTGGTCACCAATTTATAAAACTGATTTACCTAACCCCAATAGTGGCATAGATGTAAGCAAGTTGGATAATGGCACACTGGCGCTGGCCTACAACCGTGATGACGAAAACTGGGGAGCGAGAGCGCCATTGTCCGTTGCGCTATCTTTTGACAATGGTCAATCATGGCCACGCATGCTGGATATTGAAGAAGGTGGCGAGGAAGATGAGTTTTCCTATCCGGCAATTATCAGTTTCGGGGATACCGTAGCGGTGACCTATACCTGGCAAAGAGAGAAAATTGCCTTTTGGATGGGTACAGTGGATGAGATTCCATCCAGCCCCTTGGCATTTGAATCCCGCTGA